From Camelina sativa cultivar DH55 chromosome 7, Cs, whole genome shotgun sequence, one genomic window encodes:
- the LOC104702431 gene encoding protein MIZU-KUSSEI 1-like, whose translation MRTMVDLGKQRSTHLRIIDSPTSVDCAREVRLRRTLRSLIECVIPYCCTYQSPPSDENDTVSVSSSTSSLDQPGVVVTGTFFGHPRGHVSFCIQDDTRPSSPPLLLLELAVPTAALAREMEEGFLRIALRSKSNRRSNIFNVPVWSMYCNGRKFGFAVRRETNENDVSFLRLMQSVSVGAGVIPNGETLYLRAKFERVTGSCDSESFHVVNQGGCYGQELSIFLSKS comes from the coding sequence atgagaACGATGGTAGATTTGGGAAAACAAAGAAGTACTCATCTACGAATCATTGATTCTCCGACGAGCGTTGACTGTGCCCGTGAAGTCAGACTCCGACGAACCCTCCGTTCACTCATCGAGTGCGTAATCCCATATTGTTGCACGTACCAATCTCCTCCTTCCGACGAAAACGACACAGTTTCCGtgtcttcttccacttcttccTTAGACCAACCCGGCGTCGTAGTCACAGGCACTTTCTTCGGTCACCCCCGTGGTCACGTCAGCTTCTGCATCCAAGACGACACTCGTCCCTCCTCTCCACCTCTCCTCCTCCTCGAGCTAGCCGTTCCCACGGCAGCTCTTGCTCGGGAGATGGAGGAGGGCTTTCTCCGAATCGCTCTCCGGAGCAAAAGCAACCGCCGTTCTAATATCTTCAACGTTCCGGTTTGGTCTATGTATTGCAACGGCAGGAAATTTGGATTCGCGGTGAGGAGAGAAACGAATGAAAACGACGTCAGCTTTCTCCGGCTGATGCAGTCTGTTTCCGTAGGCGCCGGGGTGATTCCGAACGGCGAGACGTTGTATCTGAGAGCAAAGTTTGAGCGAGTCACCGGGTCGTGTGACTCGGAATCGTTTCATGTGGTGAACCAAGGGGGTTGTTATGGCCAGGAGCTTAGCATTTTCCTTTCGAAATCTTGA
- the LOC104702432 gene encoding uncharacterized protein LOC104702432 isoform X2 yields the protein MMALMNCAYSYSSSSSSSSSSSSPTSSSSYSPSHRENMALQSVVDVSPSSFSSDSISILPIEKTLITHQNSNLCLIPKSSEELKKEIASVELKILHMERYLLSLYRKSFEQQLPNSYSNLSATTLSRSVTTSPSLTHYQPYQKPISYPRSFNTSLKALSSREGTRVVTGNQSLGELLGSSCIVDHNNNLINPNKLSEDIMRCISSVYCTLSRSSTSTNHTTCFPASPASSMSNASTIFSSKSNNDDKWSLNCASEDHLLNHCQDQGNVLPCGVVVIEALRVHLDDGSFSYAALMLQNFRSLVQNLEKVDPSRMKREEKLAFWINIHNALVMHAYLAYGTHNRARNNSVLKAAYDIGGYRINPFIIQSSILGIRPHYTSPSPLLQTLFSPSRKSKTCSVRHIYALEYPEALAHFAISSGAFTDPTVRVYTADRIFRDLRQAKQEYIRSNVRVYKGTKILLPKIFQHYVKDMSMDVSKLMEATAQCLPEDARKIAKKCLKEKKIKNFEWLPENLSFRYVIAGELVGAKK from the exons ATGATGGCTCTGATGAACTGTGCATACtcatattcatcatcatcttcttcttcttcctcctcctcctctcctacttcttcttcttcatactcTCCGAG TCACAGAGAGAACATGGCTTTGCAGAGTGTAGTTGATGTGTCACCTTCAAGTTTCTCTTCCGACAGCATATCT ATTTTACCTATTGAGAAGACTTTAATAACCCACCAAAACTCCAATCTCTGTCTGATCCCAAAG TCTTCAGAAGAattgaagaaggagattgcATCTGTTGAGTTAAAGATTCTACACATGGAACGATATCTCTTATCTCTTTACAGAAAATCTTTCGAGCAGCAACTTCCTAATTCCTACTCTAACCTCTCTGCTACAACCTTATCTCGTTCTGTCACTACTTCACCATCACTAACTCATTATCAGCCTTACCAGAAACCAATTTCCTATCCTCGGAGTTTCAACACTAGCTTAAAAGCCTTATCTTCAAGG gAAGGGACTAGAGTAGTTACTGGTAATCAGAGTCTTGGAGAGCTTCTAGGATCATCTTGTATAGTTGATCATAATAATAACCTCATAAACCCGAATAAACTCTCTGAAGATATCATGAGATGCATTTCTTCTGTGTATTGTACACTTTCAAGAAGCTCAACGAGTACCAATCACACCACTTGTTTTCCTGCTTCCCCGGCTTCATCGATGTCGAACGCCTCAACCATTTTCTCTTCCAAATCTAATAATGATGATAAATGGAGCTTGAATTGCGCGAGTGAGGATCATTTGCTGAATCACTGTCAAGATCAAGGCAATGTTTTGCCTTGTGGTGTTGTTGTGATAGAGGCTCTTAGAGTACACTTAGATGATGGTAGTTTCAGTTACGCTGCTCTTATGTTGCAAAACTTCAG ATCATTGGTTCAAAATCTTGAGAAAGTTGATCCGAGTCGAATGAAACGTGAAGAGAAGCTCGCGTTTTGGATCAACATTCACAATGCTCTTGTGATGCAT GCTTACTTAGCTTATGGAACTCACAACCGCGCAAGAAACAATTCGgttttgaag GCAGCTTATGATATTGGAGGCTATCGCATTAACCCTTTTATCATCCAAAGCTCAATCTTAGGAATCAGACCTCACTACACATCACCATCACCT TTACTCCAAACGCTGTTTTCGCCTTCAAGAAAGTCGAAAACTTGTAGTGTTAGACACATTTACGCATTGGAATACCCCGAGGCTCTAGCTCATTTCGCTATTTCTTCAGGAGCATTCACAGATCCTACG GTTCGAGTTTACACCGCGGATAGAATCTTCCGGGATCTAAGACAAGCGAAACAAGAGTATATCAGAAGTAACGTTCGTGTTTACAAAGGCACAAAGATTTTGTTGCCAAAGATCTTTCAGCATTATGTCAAAGACATGTCAATGGATGTGTCTAAGCTCATGGAAGCAACAGCTCAGTGTTTACCAGAAGATGCTAGGAAAATTGCTAAGAAAtgtttgaaggagaagaagattaaaaattttgaatggCTACCCGAAAATTTGAGCTTCCGGTATGTCATCGCCGGAGAATTAGTCggagcaaaaaaataa
- the LOC104702432 gene encoding uncharacterized protein LOC104702432 isoform X1 — translation MMALMNCAYSYSSSSSSSSSSSSPTSSSSYSPRNSHRENMALQSVVDVSPSSFSSDSISILPIEKTLITHQNSNLCLIPKSSEELKKEIASVELKILHMERYLLSLYRKSFEQQLPNSYSNLSATTLSRSVTTSPSLTHYQPYQKPISYPRSFNTSLKALSSREGTRVVTGNQSLGELLGSSCIVDHNNNLINPNKLSEDIMRCISSVYCTLSRSSTSTNHTTCFPASPASSMSNASTIFSSKSNNDDKWSLNCASEDHLLNHCQDQGNVLPCGVVVIEALRVHLDDGSFSYAALMLQNFRSLVQNLEKVDPSRMKREEKLAFWINIHNALVMHAYLAYGTHNRARNNSVLKAAYDIGGYRINPFIIQSSILGIRPHYTSPSPLLQTLFSPSRKSKTCSVRHIYALEYPEALAHFAISSGAFTDPTVRVYTADRIFRDLRQAKQEYIRSNVRVYKGTKILLPKIFQHYVKDMSMDVSKLMEATAQCLPEDARKIAKKCLKEKKIKNFEWLPENLSFRYVIAGELVGAKK, via the exons ATGATGGCTCTGATGAACTGTGCATACtcatattcatcatcatcttcttcttcttcctcctcctcctctcctacttcttcttcttcatactcTCCGAG GAACAGTCACAGAGAGAACATGGCTTTGCAGAGTGTAGTTGATGTGTCACCTTCAAGTTTCTCTTCCGACAGCATATCT ATTTTACCTATTGAGAAGACTTTAATAACCCACCAAAACTCCAATCTCTGTCTGATCCCAAAG TCTTCAGAAGAattgaagaaggagattgcATCTGTTGAGTTAAAGATTCTACACATGGAACGATATCTCTTATCTCTTTACAGAAAATCTTTCGAGCAGCAACTTCCTAATTCCTACTCTAACCTCTCTGCTACAACCTTATCTCGTTCTGTCACTACTTCACCATCACTAACTCATTATCAGCCTTACCAGAAACCAATTTCCTATCCTCGGAGTTTCAACACTAGCTTAAAAGCCTTATCTTCAAGG gAAGGGACTAGAGTAGTTACTGGTAATCAGAGTCTTGGAGAGCTTCTAGGATCATCTTGTATAGTTGATCATAATAATAACCTCATAAACCCGAATAAACTCTCTGAAGATATCATGAGATGCATTTCTTCTGTGTATTGTACACTTTCAAGAAGCTCAACGAGTACCAATCACACCACTTGTTTTCCTGCTTCCCCGGCTTCATCGATGTCGAACGCCTCAACCATTTTCTCTTCCAAATCTAATAATGATGATAAATGGAGCTTGAATTGCGCGAGTGAGGATCATTTGCTGAATCACTGTCAAGATCAAGGCAATGTTTTGCCTTGTGGTGTTGTTGTGATAGAGGCTCTTAGAGTACACTTAGATGATGGTAGTTTCAGTTACGCTGCTCTTATGTTGCAAAACTTCAG ATCATTGGTTCAAAATCTTGAGAAAGTTGATCCGAGTCGAATGAAACGTGAAGAGAAGCTCGCGTTTTGGATCAACATTCACAATGCTCTTGTGATGCAT GCTTACTTAGCTTATGGAACTCACAACCGCGCAAGAAACAATTCGgttttgaag GCAGCTTATGATATTGGAGGCTATCGCATTAACCCTTTTATCATCCAAAGCTCAATCTTAGGAATCAGACCTCACTACACATCACCATCACCT TTACTCCAAACGCTGTTTTCGCCTTCAAGAAAGTCGAAAACTTGTAGTGTTAGACACATTTACGCATTGGAATACCCCGAGGCTCTAGCTCATTTCGCTATTTCTTCAGGAGCATTCACAGATCCTACG GTTCGAGTTTACACCGCGGATAGAATCTTCCGGGATCTAAGACAAGCGAAACAAGAGTATATCAGAAGTAACGTTCGTGTTTACAAAGGCACAAAGATTTTGTTGCCAAAGATCTTTCAGCATTATGTCAAAGACATGTCAATGGATGTGTCTAAGCTCATGGAAGCAACAGCTCAGTGTTTACCAGAAGATGCTAGGAAAATTGCTAAGAAAtgtttgaaggagaagaagattaaaaattttgaatggCTACCCGAAAATTTGAGCTTCCGGTATGTCATCGCCGGAGAATTAGTCggagcaaaaaaataa